A region of the Calditrichota bacterium genome:
GCGGCGAGCTGCCCGCAGCCGTGGTGATCGATTCGGTAGTCAGGCTGCTGCCTGGAGCGATTAGTGATCCGCTCTCGGCAGAGGGAGACTCATTTCACCGCGGCATGCTCGACCACCCGCACTACACCAGACCAGAGGAATTCCGTGGCATGCGCGTGCCGGAGGTCTTGTTGTCTGGTAACCATGCCGCTATCGAGCGCTGGCGGCGGGAGCAGGCACTGGAGCAAACCCGGCGCCGGCGAAAAGACCTGTTGCAGGGATTGGACAACGAATAGTGGCCGACGGCCACATCAACGGGAGGCTGTGCAATGAACAAGGCGGACCTGATCACCGCAGGGCAACTGAAAGAAGACATCCCCGACTTTAAGGCTGGCGACACAGTTGCCGTGCACGTGAAAGTGATCGAAGGGGATAAGGAGCGTATCCAGATCTTCAAAGGGGTGGTGCTGCAGCGCCGTGGCGCAGGCATCAACGAGACCTTCACCGTGCGCAAGGTATCTGACGGCGTGGGTGTGGAACGGGTCTTCCCCC
Encoded here:
- the rplS gene encoding 50S ribosomal protein L19, with protein sequence MNKADLITAGQLKEDIPDFKAGDTVAVHVKVIEGDKERIQIFKGVVLQRRGAGINETFTVRKVSDGVGVERVFPLHSPRIAKIELVRRGRVRRAKLFYLRKLMGKAARIEEER